The genomic DNA CGGGTGCTATCGTCCGCCGCTCGCGTCGCCCAAGTGGCAGGCCCGTCTGGCTGGCTGGGAACGCAAGGCCGGTGACTGGCAGTTGTCGGGTGGCGGCTTCTATTTATTGGTGGCGCGCAAGATTGTGGTCGGGCTGCGGCCGCTGCGTCAGGAACGTCGCGAGCCGATGGGCAAGCTGATTCCGCTGCCGATGGCCAAGGTCAATCGCCGCCGTATCGAACCGTAAACCTTCTTTTATTTGTGGCCGGGTTTTCCCCGGCCTCGGTCATTGTCGATCGGTGATCGGCAAGACAGGCATTTTTCTGGATAGATAGGCATGAGCGAAAGCGTTGAAAGCGTCGACACCGTAGAACTGTTCACCGACGGCGCCTGCAAGGGCAACCCCGGCCCGGGCGGCTGGGGCGCCTTGCTGGTGTGCAAGGGCGTCGAAAAGGAACTGTGGGGCGGCGAGGCCAACACCACCAACAACCGCATGGAGCTGCTCGGCGCTATCCGTGGGCTTGAAGCGCTCAAGCGCCCGTGCGAAGTGCTGTTGGTGACCGACTCACAGTACGTGATGAAGGGCATCAACGAGTGGATGGCCAACTGGAAGAAGCGCGGCTGGAAAACCGCTGCGAAGGAGCCAGTAAAGAATGCTGATCTGTGGAAAGAACTGGACGAGCAGGTCAACCGCCACAAGGTCACCTGGAAATGGGTGCGCGGGCACATTGGTCACCACGGCAACGAACGGGCTGACCAACTGGCTAACCGTGGCGTGGATGAGGTGCGCGGTTACAAGCAGACCTGAGTCGTTCCTGACGTACTGCGGTGCGGCCATTCGCGAGCAGGCTCGCTCCCACAGGGGCTTTGTGCACCACACAGATCCAATGTGGGAGCGAGCCTGCTCGCGGAGAACGATAACGCGGACTCACAGAATCAAAATAGCTTCAGCCAACTGCAGATCACCATAATCACGATCCTCCAGTACCTGGCGAATCCGCAAAAACGCCGCCTCCATTCGCACCCCGCGAATCTCGCCGCCACTGGCGACAAATGCCTCCGCATCATCCTTCGCTGCCAGCACAACCTTGTCGTCCTTGAACGACCCACTCGTACCTTTGCTTGAGCTTAAAATCAGGCTCATGGTGATGTCGGTGCTGATGACGAAGCTAGTGGCATGCGCTTGCGCAACCGGCAAACCAATACCGAGCAATAGAACCAGTGCAGTCTTCATGGTGCGTTCAAACCCTTGGTAAACAAGGCGCGCACGCTAACAAGCGGTTTCCAGGCAGACTTTATGAACATTGCTAATGATTGTTAAAAACTGCATGAGCGCCGATCACTCGGGGGCGCGCGACTCACGCCGAGAGCGTGTTAACATTCGCGCTTTTGCACGATTGACCCGTTGAGAGCTGAGCACTGATGGCCACCAGATCCGTTGTACTCGATACCGAAACCACCGGCATGCCGGTGACCGATGGTCACCGGATTATCGAAATCGGTTGTGTCGAACTGATCGGTCGGCGCCTGACAGGCCGGCACTTTCACGTGTACCTGCAACCGGATCGCGAGAGTGATGAAGGCGCCATCGGCGTCCACGGCATCACCAACGAATTCCTCGTGGGCAAGCCACGCTTTGCCGAAGTCGCCGATGAGTTCTTCGAGTTCATCAAGGGCGCACAGCTGATCATCCATAACGCGGCGTTCGACGTTGGCTTCATCAACAACGAATTCGCCTTGATGGGTCAGCACGATCGCGCCGACATCACCCAGCACTGCTCGATCCTCGACACCCTGATGATGGCCCGGGAGCGTCACCCGGGGCAGCGCAACAGCCTTGATGCGTTGTGCAAACGTTATGGCGTCGACAACTCCGGCCGTGAACTGCACGGCGCCTTGCTCGACTCCGAGATTCTCGCTGACGTCTACCTGACCATGACCGGTGGCCAGACCAGCCTGTCGCTGGCCGGTAATGCTTCGGACGGTAATGGCACGGGCGACGGCGCGGACAATTCCGCCACGGAGATCCGTCGCCTGCCGGCGGATCGTCAGCCCGCGCGGATCATTCGTGCGACTGAAGATGAACTGGCAGCCCATCAAGTGCGACTGGAGATTATTGCCAAATCCGCTGGCGGGCCGGCGATGTGGACGCAGATCGCCGAGGCTGACGCCCAGGCTTGAAGATCAAAAGATCGCAGCCTGCGGCAGCTCCTACAGAGATCGCATTCTTCTGTAATTGGATGGACTCGCCCAAGCCGAGGCGTCAATGCGCCACGGTGGCAGTCTAAACAGCCATCGACAGCGAGGGCGAGTCCATGAAAAATCATAGTTCGAATGATCAATCCCTGTCTTCTTCCGATTTGTCGGCCTGCACAACTTTGGCGGTAGATCTGGCCAAACAGGTCTTTCAGGTCGCTGGTGAAGATGTCCTCGGCCAGGTGCGCTATGAACAGCGGATCAAGTCGCGTGAGGCGTTTTATGAGTTTCTCCAACAGCTGCCGCCTCATGTCGTGGTTTTGATGGAGACCGGTCCGGGAGCTCAAGCCTGGGCCCGGCAGTTGCAAGACAAAGGTAATCTGGCGCGGATTCTTCCAGCCGGTTTGGTGACCACACACCGCAGTGGGCCTAAAAATGATCGCAACGATGCGCTGGCGATTCTGCGCGCTGGTCGCGATGAAAAAATCTGCGCGGTACCGGTCAAAAGCGTTGCTGCGCTGGCAATGCAAGCGCTGCATCGCGCCCGTCAGGGCTATGTGCGTCGACGCACGGCGGTCAGCAATCAGATGCGCGGCCTGCTGCTCGAGCACGGCGTGGCCTTGGCGCAGGGCGATGTTGCGATCAGTCAGAAGATTCCGCGGGTACTGGAAGATGCGACCCAGCCACTGCCTGGCCTGCTGCGTGAATTGATCGACGAACTGTTGGCTGAGTGGCGCCATTTGGGCGAGCGCATCGGCGTGTTGACGGGCCGCCTGGAAGTGGCCGCTAACGCCGACATGACAGCGAGGCGACTGATGACCGTGCGCGGCATTGGCCCAGTCATTGCCACGGCACTGGTGGCCAAGGAAACCAACCCTGAGCGGTTTCCCAATGCCCGCAAGTTTGCCGCGTACTTTGGCATGGTGCCTGACCAGCACAGCAGCGGGCAGACGGTCCGGCTGGGCGACATGACCAAGCGAGGTGATGTTTATTTACGCAGCTTGATGATCCAGGGAGCCCATTCGGTCCTGCAACAACTGCGACCTGATTCCCTGCAACCCGATGACCGCCGCTTGTTGCGGTGGATGAGCCGACTGGGCCGTAAGGAGGCTGCGATCAGGTTAGCCAACCGCAACCTACGAATCGTCTGGGTGCTTCTACAGAATGACCAGTCTTATCGTCGTCATGCTGGTAATGGTCAGTAAGCGACGATAAGCCACTGAGCGACCGAGTTCTGCCACCGAGGTACTGACTGTCCGACCCTTTGCTGAAAAAAATTGACCCCAGGTAAGACCGGCGTGGATTGATGCCTAAGCTCCTACTGGCCTTCGAGGCCTGACTGTAATCGGCATGCCACGAGCTCTTCCAATTTTGGCCAGAGGCCGAAGACGGCTTCCACGAATAGGCCTAATACATAGATGCAACGGGGCGACAGTTTTCAAAAAACGGGTAGACAGTGGGGGCGAGTCCATACATAGGAGCTGCCGCAGGCTGCGATCTTTTGCTTTTGGCAGTACTGACAAGTGGCCACACTCGCCACTTTCGCTGCAACCCTCTACCCTGAGTGCATTGGCGGATTCGAATCCGCCGCCTCAGGACACTGAGCCCCATGTACAAAGATTTGAAGTTTCCGGTGCTGATCGTCCATCGCGACATCAAGGCCGACACGGTCGCCGGTGACCGTATCCGTGGCATCGCCCGGGAGTTGGAGCAGGAAGGTTTCAGTATCGTTTCGGCCACCGATTACGCCGAAGGGCGTCTGGTGGCTTCGACCCATCATGGCCTCGCGTGCATGCTGATCGCCGCCGAGGACGCCAGCACGAACTCCCATCTGTTGCAGAACATGGCCGAACTGATCGGCCTGGCGCGGGTGCGTGCGCCGGATCTGCCGATCTTTGCCCTGGGCGAGCAAGTCACCCTGGAAAACGCCCCGGCCGATGCCATGGCCGAACTCAATCAATTGCGCGGCATTCTCTATCTTTTCGAAGACACCGTGCCGTTCCTCGCCCGGCAAGTGGCGCGGGCGGCGCGCAAGTATCTGGACGGGTTGCTGCCGCCGTTTTTCAAGGCCTTGGTGCAGCACACCGCCGACTCCAATT from Pseudomonas baetica includes the following:
- the rnhA gene encoding ribonuclease HI, giving the protein MSESVESVDTVELFTDGACKGNPGPGGWGALLVCKGVEKELWGGEANTTNNRMELLGAIRGLEALKRPCEVLLVTDSQYVMKGINEWMANWKKRGWKTAAKEPVKNADLWKELDEQVNRHKVTWKWVRGHIGHHGNERADQLANRGVDEVRGYKQT
- a CDS encoding DUF2388 domain-containing protein — protein: MKTALVLLLGIGLPVAQAHATSFVISTDITMSLILSSSKGTSGSFKDDKVVLAAKDDAEAFVASGGEIRGVRMEAAFLRIRQVLEDRDYGDLQLAEAILIL
- the dnaQ gene encoding DNA polymerase III subunit epsilon, whose amino-acid sequence is MATRSVVLDTETTGMPVTDGHRIIEIGCVELIGRRLTGRHFHVYLQPDRESDEGAIGVHGITNEFLVGKPRFAEVADEFFEFIKGAQLIIHNAAFDVGFINNEFALMGQHDRADITQHCSILDTLMMARERHPGQRNSLDALCKRYGVDNSGRELHGALLDSEILADVYLTMTGGQTSLSLAGNASDGNGTGDGADNSATEIRRLPADRQPARIIRATEDELAAHQVRLEIIAKSAGGPAMWTQIAEADAQA
- a CDS encoding IS110 family transposase encodes the protein MSACTTLAVDLAKQVFQVAGEDVLGQVRYEQRIKSREAFYEFLQQLPPHVVVLMETGPGAQAWARQLQDKGNLARILPAGLVTTHRSGPKNDRNDALAILRAGRDEKICAVPVKSVAALAMQALHRARQGYVRRRTAVSNQMRGLLLEHGVALAQGDVAISQKIPRVLEDATQPLPGLLRELIDELLAEWRHLGERIGVLTGRLEVAANADMTARRLMTVRGIGPVIATALVAKETNPERFPNARKFAAYFGMVPDQHSSGQTVRLGDMTKRGDVYLRSLMIQGAHSVLQQLRPDSLQPDDRRLLRWMSRLGRKEAAIRLANRNLRIVWVLLQNDQSYRRHAGNGQ